A DNA window from Thermosynechococcaceae cyanobacterium Okahandja contains the following coding sequences:
- a CDS encoding CGLD27 family protein, whose translation MSQTLCPVPVDQRPINEYRDLQGSWFFRWSIQPLPRFQRRLALLWSLGCLVSGPLAIASVNGQANPLKVAVAAILGANLWALLILVRLLLGWTYVGDRLQRPTVIYEETGWYDGQEWPKPETDLNQDRLIYTYELLPILQRLRVTVTAFVLFSVGLIVLWAWS comes from the coding sequence GTGTCTCAAACTCTTTGTCCTGTTCCGGTGGATCAGCGCCCCATTAATGAGTACCGCGATTTGCAGGGGTCTTGGTTTTTTCGCTGGTCTATTCAACCTTTGCCCCGCTTTCAACGCCGCTTAGCCCTCCTGTGGAGCCTCGGGTGCCTCGTGAGCGGCCCGTTGGCGATCGCCAGTGTGAATGGTCAGGCCAACCCCCTGAAGGTGGCGGTGGCGGCAATTCTGGGAGCCAATTTATGGGCATTACTGATTCTGGTGCGGTTGCTCCTAGGTTGGACCTACGTGGGCGATCGCTTGCAGCGTCCCACCGTCATCTACGAAGAAACGGGCTGGTACGATGGTCAAGAGTGGCCAAAGCCGGAAACCGACCTGAACCAAGATCGGCTCATTTACACCTACGAATTACTGCCGATTTTGCAGCGGCTGCGGGTAACAGTGACGGCATTTGTCCTTTTTTCCGTTGGCCTCATTGTGCTCTGGGCATGGTCGTAG